A stretch of DNA from Limisphaera ngatamarikiensis:
CGGCGTCTGCACCACCACCGCCGACCGCACCTCCCCCTGCAGCCGGTCCGGTCGGTCCAGAGGCATGGAGGGATCGAACCACAGAGACACAGAGGACACGGAGAACGGCCAAAAGAGAGCACGCAAAGCATGTCGCGAGCTCCATGGCGGCAGTTGGTGTCCGGCAAAGCGTTCCGCAGCCTCTACCCGCTGCAACAAGTCGGGTGGGCGGCGAATCCGCTTGCGACTGGCAGGCTATTACAGGCCGCTTCCAGGGGACCGGGAGGATGCGGCCCATCCCGGCCCGGCCGATCCGCGCGGTACACAGCAACGTGGCCATGGCGCGGGAGGGGTATGGTCCTGCGTGACCGACATTCTTACGGATCGCGAGGACGCCGTCCCTCCCCGACCTGTCGGAGCTCGCAAGGGCATCCGGCCACCGGGCGTCGTTGCAGGTTCCGTAGAGGCGCCCGTGGTCTGCGTTTTCTTGCGGACCGCGAGGACGCCGTCCCTCCAGGGCTGGACAATGTCGGAGGCTGCCCACGGTTGGGCGATGTCCGGGAGGGGCGCAGTCCTCTGCGCCCGAGATCCCTGCGGACGGCGGGGATGCCGTCCCACCCAAGCTGCTAAATGCCGCAGAGTACCTTTGATTTGGTGATGGCGAGGGAGGGGCACGGTTCACCGTGCCCCTTTCATGCTTTAGCTCAAGCCACCCTGGAGAGTCGCCGTCCTCGGCGACTGGGAAAATCGGGCGGGCGAACGCCCGCCGGGAGAGGCGCAGTCCTCTGTGCACGATATATTTAAGGGCCCGCGGGGATACGGTCCCTCCCAGCCAACCATCGCGGGACGGGCACTGTCCCCCGTGCCCGGATTGTTCCACGGACCGTGACGATAACGGTCCCTTCCGGCCTGGCACATACGGTGTGGCGTCCTCGACCCGACGATGGCGGGGGGCACCGTCCCCGATGCCCGCCATATGCGCAGCGCATGCACGCGATCCCTCGCAGCCTGGACACGGGTGCGGCGGATGTGCCCTCCGGGACCGGTCCCCGTCCGACTGGTCCGGCACATTCGGCGGGCCGGAGGGCAGCCCCGGCATGGAGCAGCTCCGGGGGCCTTCCGTATTCGCCGGGTCCGTCCCCGCCGGGGTCGGGACCCGGGGCCGGCGGGCGTAGCCATCCCCCCAAACCTTAGCCATCGCCTGAAGTATTGCACCGGCGGGTGAAGATTTTTTTTGGGTTCGGCGTTGAATATCCTCGCGCGCCGTGCCTCAATGAAGCATGCCGACCGTCACCAAACGCTCGCCCAGGATCCGCTTCGAGTTCGTCCCCGCTCAAAAGCAGTCCACCCTGGGCGGCCTGCCCGCCCTGGAAGCCCTGGCCCAGCAGTTTGACCTCTGGCAAAAAATCCGCGCCCTGCCCGGACTGGACCCGCGCACCCGCACCTCCCACGGCTACAGCCCCGAGCTGATCGTGGCTCAACTGATCTACTGCTTCTGCTCGGGCGGGGCCAGCCTCGCCGACGCCGAACGGCTCAACGACGAGCCACTGGTGCGCCAGTTGGCCCGCGTCAAAAAGTTCGCCGACCAGACCCAGCTGGGCCAATGGCTGCGCCAACAATCCGACACCTCGATCGCCGCGCTCTGGAACCTCAACGCGCAGTTTGTGCAGTGGGTCATCGACCGGGCCGACCCCGCCCGCTGGACCTACGCCGGACGCGCGGAAGCGTTTTTCGACGAGACGCAGATCGAAGTCTTCGGCCCGAGCTTCGAGGGGGCCAAGATCAACTACAACGGCGAGCTGGCGCTCTCCTGGCAGACGTTCTGGTTCGGCCCGTTCCTGGTCGGTGGTGAACTGGGTTCGCCCGGCGAGGTCAGCAGCGCGTTGCCGGCGATGCTGCAAACGCTCCGGCCGCTCTGGCGGGATCGCCCCTGCGATTTCCTGGCCGACAGCGGCTCCAGCAGTGCCGAGCATCTTCAAGCCATCGAGCAGGCCGGCTTCACGCATTGGAGCGTCAGCTACAACAAATGGACCACCGGGCCGGAGCGCACCGCCGCCGCGCTGCCCCAGAGCGCCTGGAGTCCGGCCACGCAGACGCGCTGGCGCGACGGGGTGGAAGTGACCGAGCAGTACGCCGGCATNNNNNNNNNNNNNNNNNNNNNNNNNNNNNNNNNNNNNNNNNNNNNNNNNNNNNNNNNNNNNNNNNNNNNNNNNNNNNNNNNNNNNNNNNNNNNNNNNNNNNNNNNNNNNNNNNNNNNNNNNNNNNNNNNNNNNNNNNNNNNNNNNNNNNNNNNNNNNNNNNNNNNNNNNNNNNNNNNNNNNNNNNNNNNNNNNNNNNNNNNNNNNNNNNNNNNNNNNNNNNNNNNNNNNNNNNNNNNNNNNNNNNNNNNNNNNNNNNNNNNNNNNNNNNNNNNNNNNNNAATGCCAGGGCTGGACGGTGCCCACGCTGCTCAAACAGATGGTGCGACTGCCGGCCACACTGGTGCGGCATGCGNNNNNNNNNNNNNNNNNNNNNNNNNNNNNNNNNNNNNNNNNNNNNNNNNNNNNNNNNNNNNNNNNNNNNNNNNNNNNNNNNNNNNNNNNNNNNNNNNNNNNNNNNNNNNNNNNNNNNNNNNNNNNNNNNNNNNNNNNNNNNNNNNNNNNNNNNNNNNNNNNNNGAACTGGAGTCGCGGCCCGAACCCCGCGCGCGCCGACCGCTCTGGCGGCCAGGGCGGAGCATGCCCGCATCTGGGAAAAAAACCACCCTGGCACGGCCCTGCGGCCCTTCCGGCGCCCGGACGACCCCTCCCCGATGGGCCCCAGAGCCCTCCCAGATCTCGTTTAGAGACTCCTCCGATTCGAAAACACCCTTTGACACGCCGCCCCAACGGCTGGCTAAGGATTCAGGTAGCCATCCGGAACCGTAGCACTTGACTCATCACGTTCCTCGGCCACCATCGCTGCGTGGCGCTGTTCACCATCCATGCGGATTGTCGTTATGAAATCGTGCGCAAGATTGCCGAGGGCGGCATGGGCATTGTGTACGAAGCCGAACAGCACGGTGCCCATGGCTTTGTGAAGCGGGTGGCGATCAAGGTGATCCGCCAACAGTACGCCCGTCAGCCCGAGTTTATAGCGAACTTCATCGGGGAGGCCAAGCTGGTGGCCGACCTGATCCACACCAACATCGTTCAAACCTATCACCTCGGCGAAGCCCATGGCGTCTATTTCATCGCCATGGAGCTGATCCGTGGAGTGAACCTCGAGCAGTTCACCCAGCGGCACCTTGAGTGCGGCCGGCGTTTGCCCAGGGAACTGGCTGTGTTCATCGTCAGCCGGATTGCCCGGGGGCTCGCCTACGCCCACGCCAAGACGGATCGCGATGGCCGTCCTCTCGGAATCGTGCACCGCGACGTCAGCTTC
This window harbors:
- a CDS encoding transposase; translated protein: MPTVTKRSPRIRFEFVPAQKQSTLGGLPALEALAQQFDLWQKIRALPGLDPRTRTSHGYSPELIVAQLIYCFCSGGASLADAERLNDEPLVRQLARVKKFADQTQLGQWLRQQSDTSIAALWNLNAQFVQWVIDRADPARWTYAGRAEAFFDETQIEVFGPSFEGAKINYNGELALSWQTFWFGPFLVGGELGSPGEVSSALPAMLQTLRPLWRDRPCDFLADSGSSSAEHLQAIEQAGFTHWSVSYNKWTTGPERTAAALPQSAWSPATQTRWRDGVEVTEQYAG